A window from Branchiostoma lanceolatum isolate klBraLanc5 chromosome 9, klBraLanc5.hap2, whole genome shotgun sequence encodes these proteins:
- the LOC136442679 gene encoding zinc finger protein 83-like: protein MHAKPFMCGECEYRTARKAHLTRHMIKHTGEKPFMCEKCGFRTACSFYLSCHMITHTDDRPYKCGLCDYAAKLKSSLGRHVSHKHTDEKPYKCGECEYRTAYKSSLTIHMTNHTGEKPYKCDHCGYAAVRKRDFDRHMAIHTGEKPYKCKECRYRTADWSGLSRHMKQHTGEKPYKCDQCDYSATQKGGLDSHMVKHTGKRPYMCEKCGYMTAYRSELSKHLRKHTGCVSTVKKLHKCDQ from the coding sequence aTGCACgcaaaacccttcatgtgtggggagtgcgagTACAGGACAGCTCGCAAGGCTCACCTAACCAGACACATGATAAagcataccggtgagaaacccttcatgtgtgagaAGTGCGGGTTCAGGACGGCTTGTAGTTTCTATCTCTCCTGTCATATGATAACGCACACCGATGACAGACCCTACAAATGTGGCCTGTGCGACTACGCTGCTAAACTTAAAAGCAGTTTAGGCCGCCACGTGTCTCATAAACACACCGacgagaagccctacaagtgtggggagtgcgaGTACAGGACAGCCTACAAGTCAAGCCTAACCATACACATGACAaaccatactggtgagaaaccctacaaatgtgaccattgTGGCTACGCTGCTGTACGGAAAAGGGATTTCGATCGACACATGGCtatacacactggtgagaaaccctacaagtgtaagGAGTGCCGATACAGGACGGCTGACTGGTCTggcctatccagacatatgaagCAACATacgggtgaaaaaccctacaaatgtgaccagtgtgactattctgctacaCAGAAAGGTGGTTTGGACAGCCATATGGTCAAACACACCGGTAAGAGACCTTACATGTGTGAGAAATGCGGGTACATGACTGCTTACAGGTCTGAACTATCCAAACActtgagaaaacatacaggatgTGTTAGTACAGTTAAGAAACtccacaaatgtgaccagtga